From Segatella copri, the proteins below share one genomic window:
- a CDS encoding pectate lyase, with protein MEKKIFTTMAAALMSAAALAQTPAFPGAEGHGRYVTGGRGGKVVHVTNLNDSGTGSFREAVKTGKRIIVFDVAGVIALKSELKIGDNITILGQTAPSPGITLRYYTVQPGNNNIIRFLRIRRGEEKDINDGADATWQRNKTGIIFDHCSFSWSIDEVASFYDNNNFTMQWCTVAESLTNPGHSKGAHGYGGIWGGKLASFHHNFVGHLMNRGPRFNGARYGWTGYTSNKDYDTYQWKNTVQAENVDFRNCVMYNAQGTCYGGPGGGQINIVNNYYKAGPSHSLKSTTLNGLKVSVSSGKERGNQDRITQVTVSTSGNSDKNHPEFYGMTSRYFINGNTTETTKGSVTKNKDWKGVIYDDGTYTYNGEEYSADKKNFYGDTVAHQTISGVSCVKIKMDAAAPTGEVTTHSAAEAFNKVLTYSGASLYRDEIDARYMEEAKTGTAKYKGSITQSPGIIDKVSDVNGYTGANFGTASRPVDFDTDKDGIPDAWETANGLDPNDASDALTYSLDSKEYYTNLEVYANSLVEDIMKQGNADAENKVDEYYPAWKNPTGISQIITSNPSELAEVKYYSLNGTLLSAPQKGINIRKMLFQNGKTVVDKVIKE; from the coding sequence ATGGAAAAGAAAATATTCACAACAATGGCAGCAGCACTCATGAGTGCTGCTGCTTTGGCACAAACTCCAGCCTTTCCGGGCGCAGAAGGTCACGGAAGATATGTAACCGGCGGAAGAGGCGGAAAAGTAGTACACGTAACCAATCTCAATGACAGCGGAACAGGTTCTTTCAGAGAGGCTGTCAAAACGGGAAAGAGAATCATCGTCTTCGATGTGGCTGGCGTCATCGCCCTGAAGTCTGAGCTCAAGATAGGTGACAACATCACCATCCTCGGACAGACTGCCCCATCTCCGGGCATCACCCTCAGATATTACACCGTTCAACCGGGCAACAACAACATCATCCGTTTCCTCCGCATACGCCGCGGAGAGGAGAAGGATATCAATGACGGTGCGGATGCTACCTGGCAGCGCAACAAGACCGGCATCATCTTCGACCACTGTTCCTTCAGCTGGAGTATCGATGAGGTGGCTTCATTCTACGACAACAACAATTTCACCATGCAGTGGTGTACCGTTGCCGAGAGTCTCACCAATCCGGGCCACTCTAAGGGAGCACATGGTTACGGAGGCATCTGGGGCGGTAAGCTCGCCAGCTTCCACCACAACTTCGTAGGCCATCTCATGAACCGCGGTCCCCGTTTCAATGGCGCAAGATACGGATGGACAGGCTACACCAGCAACAAAGATTACGATACATATCAGTGGAAGAACACCGTGCAGGCAGAAAACGTAGACTTCCGCAACTGCGTGATGTATAACGCACAGGGTACCTGCTACGGAGGTCCGGGCGGCGGACAGATCAACATCGTGAACAATTACTACAAGGCTGGACCAAGCCACAGTTTAAAAAGTACAACCCTGAACGGCCTCAAGGTAAGCGTAAGCTCCGGCAAGGAACGTGGAAACCAGGACCGTATCACGCAAGTAACCGTATCAACAAGTGGAAATTCTGACAAGAATCATCCTGAGTTCTACGGCATGACCAGCCGTTACTTCATCAACGGAAACACCACCGAAACCACCAAGGGTTCTGTTACCAAGAACAAGGACTGGAAGGGTGTGATATACGATGATGGAACCTATACTTATAATGGCGAGGAATATTCTGCTGACAAAAAGAATTTCTACGGAGATACCGTAGCCCACCAAACCATCAGTGGTGTTTCTTGTGTCAAGATCAAGATGGACGCTGCTGCTCCAACAGGAGAAGTTACCACCCACTCTGCTGCCGAAGCATTCAATAAAGTACTGACATACAGCGGAGCTTCGCTCTACCGCGATGAGATTGATGCGCGCTACATGGAAGAGGCAAAGACAGGTACAGCCAAGTATAAGGGAAGCATTACCCAATCACCTGGCATCATCGACAAGGTTTCAGATGTAAACGGCTACACCGGGGCAAACTTCGGCACCGCTTCTCGCCCTGTCGACTTCGACACCGATAAGGACGGCATTCCTGATGCATGGGAGACTGCCAACGGCTTAGATCCAAACGATGCTTCAGATGCCCTTACCTACTCACTTGACAGCAAGGAGTACTACACCAACCTTGAGGTTTACGCCAATTCGCTGGTTGAGGACATCATGAAGCAGGGCAATGCTGATGCAGAGAACAAGGTAGATGAATACTATCCTGCATGGAAGAATCCTACAGGCATCTCGCAGATCATCACCTCCAATCCCAGTGAATTAGCCGAAGTAAAGTATTACAGTCTCAACGGCACCCTCCTTTCTGCTCCTCAAAAAGGCATCAACATCCGCAAGATGCTGTTTCAGAACGGAAAGACCGTAGTGGATAAGGTAATAAAGGAATAA
- a CDS encoding site-specific integrase — protein MTTTTDFAKHLSRFLVEYLPHERNVSPNTISSYRDAFVQFIDFMKDIKGITVEKLQLKHLTRVSVTEYLEWLLNKRKCSAATRNYRLAAIHSFCHYLQYSVIEMIEEWQKILTIKAIKTSGTTLNYLTIEGIKLLLAQPDTSTWRGRRNLALLSLMYDTGARVSEIADLTVDSVRITHEPYTIRLFGKGRKARIVPLVKEQVSILCEYMEENHLNDCNKAASPLFYNGRNEKLTREGITYILCTYANMARKVSPELIPQRISCHSIRHSRAMHLLQAGVNLIYIRDLLGHVSIQTTDIYARADSKAKREAFEKAYTDLTPNREADKSWENNKNLRDWLRGLKK, from the coding sequence ATGACTACGACGACTGACTTTGCCAAACATTTAAGCCGCTTTCTGGTAGAATACCTGCCTCATGAGCGTAATGTAAGCCCTAACACCATATCCTCCTATAGAGATGCATTTGTACAATTTATTGACTTCATGAAAGATATTAAAGGAATCACAGTTGAAAAATTGCAATTGAAACATCTCACGAGAGTAAGTGTAACCGAGTATCTCGAATGGCTACTTAACAAGCGAAAATGCTCTGCAGCGACACGTAACTATCGGCTTGCTGCCATTCATTCTTTTTGTCATTACTTGCAATATAGCGTCATAGAAATGATAGAAGAATGGCAAAAGATCCTAACTATTAAAGCCATAAAAACATCAGGGACAACACTTAACTACCTGACAATAGAAGGTATCAAGTTGTTGCTGGCTCAGCCTGATACATCAACTTGGAGAGGCCGAAGAAATCTCGCTTTACTCTCACTAATGTATGATACGGGAGCAAGAGTCTCTGAAATAGCAGATCTTACTGTGGATAGTGTGCGCATAACCCATGAGCCATATACCATACGTCTGTTCGGAAAAGGACGCAAAGCACGAATAGTACCGCTTGTAAAGGAACAGGTGTCAATTCTATGTGAATATATGGAAGAGAATCATCTTAACGATTGCAACAAAGCTGCGTCTCCACTTTTCTATAATGGCAGAAATGAAAAGCTAACGCGTGAGGGTATCACATACATTCTTTGTACTTATGCAAACATGGCAAGGAAGGTGTCTCCAGAACTTATTCCGCAAAGGATTAGTTGTCACTCTATACGTCATAGTCGAGCTATGCATCTTCTACAGGCTGGAGTCAACCTTATTTATATTAGAGATTTGCTAGGACATGTCTCTATTCAAACAACGGACATTTATGCTCGTGCAGACTCTAAAGCAAAACGTGAGGCGTTCGAAAAGGCGTATACAGATCTCACACCTAACCGAGAGGCTGATAAATCTTGGGAAAACAATAAAAATCTCAGAGATTGGCTCAGAGGTCTGAAGAAATAG
- a CDS encoding IS4 family transposase, whose protein sequence is MFKDKFVFSQLIAFLDRNHFNYLARKYDGDKYVKHLTCWNQLLALMFGQLSNRESLRDLIVALEAHQSKCFHLGLGRKPIAKTTLATVNQNRDYRIFEEFAFYMMEQARRNRAADIFKLGGKVYAFDSTTIPLCLSVFWWAKFRKKKGGVKVHVLYDLEVQVPAFYHITTASVHDSKAMPEIPYETGAYYIFDRGYNNFKELFRIQRMESCFVVRAKTNLQYKCVKWKRRMPKNILSDAEIELTVYNSRKDYPDNLRLVRYYDEEQDREFMFLTNAMDLTAQQIADLYKNRWQIELFFYDKNIIMSS, encoded by the coding sequence ATGTTCAAAGATAAGTTCGTTTTCTCCCAATTGATAGCATTCCTTGACAGAAATCACTTCAATTACCTTGCTCGCAAGTACGATGGTGACAAGTATGTCAAGCATCTCACCTGCTGGAATCAACTCCTTGCGCTGATGTTCGGTCAACTCAGTAACCGTGAGAGTCTGCGAGACCTGATTGTGGCATTGGAAGCCCATCAGTCAAAGTGTTTTCATCTCGGCTTAGGACGCAAGCCCATTGCCAAGACTACACTGGCGACTGTCAATCAGAACCGCGACTACCGCATCTTTGAGGAGTTTGCCTTCTACATGATGGAGCAGGCGAGACGGAATCGGGCAGCAGACATCTTCAAACTCGGTGGCAAGGTCTATGCGTTTGATTCAACGACGATACCGCTCTGTCTGTCGGTGTTCTGGTGGGCTAAGTTCCGCAAGAAGAAAGGTGGTGTCAAGGTTCATGTTCTATATGACCTAGAGGTACAAGTACCAGCCTTCTATCACATCACCACTGCCTCAGTCCATGATTCCAAGGCCATGCCAGAAATTCCTTATGAGACAGGTGCTTACTACATCTTCGACCGTGGTTACAACAACTTCAAGGAGCTTTTCCGCATACAGCGGATGGAGTCTTGCTTCGTTGTCAGAGCCAAGACGAACTTGCAGTACAAATGTGTCAAGTGGAAGCGGCGGATGCCCAAGAACATACTCTCTGACGCTGAGATTGAACTGACTGTCTATAACAGCCGCAAGGACTATCCCGATAATCTCCGACTCGTCAGATACTACGATGAGGAGCAAGACCGTGAGTTCATGTTCCTGACTAATGCGATGGACTTGACAGCCCAGCAGATAGCCGACCTCTACAAGAACCGTTGGCAGATAGAGCTGTTCTTTTATGACAAGAATATCATTATGTCAAGTTAG
- a CDS encoding tyrosine-type recombinase/integrase: MAEQFKYSSVLASYMNHLLDIKISAGISALRTRWILKEIDDFANAECLKDPHIKEVFFKKWRATRVADCDRTLYSKCSVWCQLTRLMCRCGCVCFIPRMPKQPKSDFTPYIFTKEQIGAIFSAADEYRLYDIRMGTALIAMPALLRLLYSTGMRISEALSIRNKHVHLDEGYIRLDKTKNGSERIVPLCESMKTVLTSYMEYRNNMPIKDIAAGNGFLFVKSDGTSIKANSVYQHLRKLLDTCGIPHKGNHHGPRVHDLRHTNAVHALVQMGHKGMDLYASLPILSTCLGHHSLKATEQYVRLTCNMYPELEEQCSEINAFVYPKICKAYDYDD, encoded by the coding sequence ATGGCTGAGCAATTTAAATATTCCAGCGTGTTAGCCTCATATATGAATCATCTTCTTGACATTAAAATATCTGCAGGAATCAGTGCGTTGCGTACCAGATGGATATTGAAAGAGATTGACGACTTTGCCAATGCAGAGTGCCTAAAGGATCCTCATATCAAAGAGGTGTTCTTCAAAAAGTGGAGAGCTACACGTGTGGCGGACTGTGACAGAACTTTATATTCCAAATGTTCCGTATGGTGTCAATTGACAAGACTGATGTGCAGGTGTGGCTGTGTATGCTTCATTCCACGAATGCCCAAGCAACCGAAGTCTGATTTTACTCCGTATATATTCACAAAGGAGCAGATTGGCGCAATCTTTTCTGCAGCGGACGAATATAGACTATATGACATACGCATGGGTACAGCTCTCATAGCCATGCCAGCTCTTCTTCGTTTACTATATAGTACAGGAATGCGTATATCTGAGGCTCTTTCCATCCGCAACAAACATGTTCATCTGGATGAAGGTTACATTCGCTTAGATAAAACCAAGAACGGAAGTGAAAGGATCGTACCTTTATGTGAGTCGATGAAGACGGTACTTACATCTTATATGGAGTATAGAAACAATATGCCCATCAAAGACATAGCTGCAGGAAATGGTTTTTTGTTTGTAAAATCGGACGGGACTAGCATCAAGGCTAATAGTGTATATCAGCATCTGCGCAAATTGCTGGACACATGCGGAATTCCCCATAAGGGGAATCATCATGGACCACGCGTTCACGACCTGCGACATACGAATGCAGTACATGCTCTTGTACAGATGGGGCACAAAGGAATGGACTTGTATGCCAGTTTGCCAATTCTCTCAACATGCCTGGGACATCACTCGCTGAAAGCGACAGAGCAGTATGTTCGCCTCACATGCAACATGTATCCAGAATTGGAAGAGCAATGTTCTGAAATCAACGCTTTTGTCTATCCAAAGATATGTAAAGCCTATGACTACGACGACTGA
- a CDS encoding sigma-70 family RNA polymerase sigma factor, which translates to MRKLNNMTDEELALAYVGGDNRAFDLLLSRNEVKLFSYILFVVHDEDLANDIFQETFVKAISRLHAGQYSCSGKFISWLMRIAHNVIIDGYRSQCVFRMVEQGNDNDLSCLRGEDFQADCAEQEMVRKQVLRDVKKLVDFLPAPQREVVYMRYYQQMSFKDIAECTNVSINTSLGRMRYALLNLRKMAKEHNIYLNLD; encoded by the coding sequence ATGAGAAAACTCAATAATATGACAGACGAAGAGTTGGCCCTGGCTTATGTCGGGGGCGACAACAGAGCCTTTGACCTGTTGCTTTCACGCAACGAGGTGAAACTGTTCTCTTACATCCTTTTCGTGGTTCACGATGAGGATCTGGCGAATGATATCTTCCAGGAGACATTCGTAAAGGCTATCAGTCGTTTGCATGCTGGCCAGTATTCCTGTTCTGGCAAATTTATTTCGTGGTTAATGCGTATAGCGCATAATGTCATCATCGACGGTTATCGCAGTCAGTGTGTATTCCGCATGGTTGAACAGGGGAACGACAATGATCTTTCCTGTCTGCGAGGCGAAGATTTTCAGGCAGACTGTGCTGAGCAGGAGATGGTACGCAAACAGGTGCTCCGTGATGTGAAGAAACTGGTAGACTTTCTGCCGGCTCCACAACGCGAGGTGGTTTATATGCGTTATTATCAGCAGATGTCTTTCAAGGATATAGCCGAGTGTACCAATGTGAGCATCAATACGAGTCTAGGAAGAATGCGTTATGCGCTCCTTAACCTCCGCAAGATGGCTAAGGAGCACAATATCTATCTGAATCTTGATTAG
- a CDS encoding site-specific integrase yields MDRCIKYFEDHCYTENRISVYKCLWRKGIVHYMSAHDIENYSPSIGEEFLSTCHHYGEIRHQEREMIRSIQVLDDMLSLGLIRKRCFTPVFHTLDGKIGMEMEKLIIHLTSLRRSLVTINDYRLYLSEFLTHLNLSGVNSVSEIADKHILSFVSSHPTNKVNIVSALRVLFRFWKAEHIVDGRFDGLFDTYKLRKKERIPSFYTAAEVNIVENSVNRSSGVGKRNYAMLLLASRLGLRASDIANLQFSNIDWDNNVLTLVMHKTGKVIELPLLADVGNAIIDYLQHGRPQTVSQNVFLSCKAPYVPATKSMVCSAINNIICKSGIDVSAKHHGPHSLRHSLASVMLEKGTTLPVISESLGHRSTETTLTYLKIDIKSLIECAIPVPPVPDAFYKQRGGAFYG; encoded by the coding sequence ATGGATCGATGCATCAAGTACTTTGAAGACCATTGTTACACAGAGAATAGAATATCTGTGTATAAATGTCTATGGCGTAAAGGCATCGTCCACTACATGTCGGCTCACGACATTGAGAATTATTCCCCTTCTATTGGTGAAGAGTTCCTGTCAACCTGTCATCATTATGGTGAGATTCGTCACCAGGAGCGTGAAATGATTCGCAGTATTCAAGTCCTTGACGATATGCTTTCGTTAGGGCTTATACGTAAGCGTTGTTTCACTCCTGTTTTCCATACCCTCGATGGGAAGATTGGCATGGAGATGGAAAAACTCATCATCCATCTTACTTCTCTTCGTAGAAGTCTGGTGACTATAAATGACTATCGTTTGTATCTAAGCGAGTTCTTAACTCATCTCAATCTCAGTGGTGTCAACAGTGTGTCCGAGATTGCGGATAAACACATCTTGTCGTTTGTCTCGTCCCATCCGACCAACAAGGTAAACATAGTTTCTGCCCTGCGTGTCCTCTTTCGTTTCTGGAAAGCGGAGCATATTGTAGATGGAAGGTTTGATGGTCTGTTTGACACATATAAGCTGCGCAAGAAAGAGCGTATTCCTTCGTTTTACACAGCAGCAGAGGTAAATATAGTAGAGAACTCCGTGAATAGAAGCAGCGGCGTTGGCAAGAGAAACTATGCAATGTTATTACTTGCATCACGTTTGGGGTTGCGAGCTTCGGACATAGCCAACCTACAGTTCTCTAATATAGACTGGGACAACAATGTACTAACCCTTGTGATGCATAAGACCGGAAAGGTCATAGAGTTGCCATTGCTTGCGGATGTTGGTAATGCCATCATAGATTACTTGCAGCATGGAAGACCTCAGACAGTTTCACAGAATGTATTTCTTTCTTGCAAGGCACCTTATGTGCCAGCAACCAAAAGTATGGTATGCTCTGCAATAAACAACATCATCTGTAAATCCGGAATAGATGTATCGGCCAAGCATCATGGTCCACATTCTCTACGTCATTCTCTTGCAAGCGTCATGCTTGAGAAAGGCACGACGTTACCTGTCATATCCGAATCGCTAGGGCATCGCAGTACGGAAACAACTCTCACTTATCTTAAGATTGACATAAAGTCTTTGATAGAGTGTGCCATTCCTGTACCGCCAGTTCCAGATGCCTTTTACAAACAGAGAGGAGGTGCGTTCTATGGCTGA
- a CDS encoding glycoside hydrolase family 88 protein → MKKFFKTLLVALLLIPACAWADGWNDDEYQRIEQSIQLPNIKQATKKYVISAYGAKQNASAAQNQKAINKLIALVSKKGGGTIVIPKGTWRTGAIEMKSFVELNLEEGAVLQFAFEPKLYPLVRTAWEGLACWNYSPCIYAYKVSDIAITGKGTIDGGGNNDTWWQWNGNPYFGYKEGVTKEHQKMGSRARLQKMAEDGVPFDERKFGMGQGLRPQLVNFVRSERILIKDVKMINSPFWVMHPLLCKDITVDGVTVWNEGPNGDGCDPEACENVLIQNCIFHTGDDCIAIKSGRNNDGRLWNKPSKNIIIRNCRMEDGHGGVVIGSEISGGCENVYAENCEMDSPHLERILRIKTNNCRGGLIQNIHMRKVTVGQCKEAVLKINLDYEPREACYRGFEPTVRNVSMEDVTCQKSNYGVLIIGGNKVENVYDIHVKNCKFDGVVKQPTKVTGKTRNVKFDNLTINGSLVLNKEDRPYQTYSEWLTHSEMQRVPQSYLLDFSTKPKWSYVMGIEMEGMLDTYLHYKGGKSTFKGADADANNEAIINYLKEYPAKMIDEKGNITGYKYEDFNLDNVRTAKFILRMHNLFPSKSSKLALKTLFKQLQNQPRTKEGVYWHKAIYANQVWLDGIFMGLPFYCNYAVQNLKPKKAKKILDDAVDQIVKTDLRTYDEKTQLWKHAWDETHSQFWANKEDGKSQHTWARALGWYVMAMTECLDAMPKDYARRGEIITLLNKAMKSVVKYQDKKTGVWYDVMDVKDPRNYLESTASSMFAYVLLKGYRKGYLGKEYQKAGIKAYEGILNNFIQVNPDKTISLTRCCAVSGLGPGPGPYVKKPNFKRDGSFDYYMSEPIRDNDAKGVGPFIWASLEMEIQGLNK, encoded by the coding sequence ATGAAGAAATTCTTTAAGACCTTACTCGTTGCCCTGCTTCTCATCCCAGCCTGCGCTTGGGCCGACGGATGGAACGATGATGAATATCAGCGCATTGAACAGAGCATACAGTTGCCTAATATCAAGCAGGCAACCAAGAAGTATGTAATTTCTGCCTATGGAGCCAAGCAGAACGCTTCGGCTGCACAGAACCAGAAGGCAATCAACAAACTCATCGCCCTCGTCTCTAAGAAAGGTGGCGGTACCATCGTCATACCGAAGGGTACCTGGCGCACAGGAGCCATTGAGATGAAGAGCTTCGTAGAACTGAACCTCGAAGAAGGTGCCGTACTGCAGTTTGCCTTTGAGCCAAAACTCTATCCGCTGGTTCGCACCGCATGGGAAGGATTGGCATGCTGGAACTACTCTCCATGCATCTACGCCTACAAGGTTTCCGACATCGCCATTACCGGTAAAGGTACCATCGACGGAGGCGGCAACAATGATACATGGTGGCAGTGGAACGGCAATCCTTACTTCGGATACAAGGAGGGCGTAACCAAGGAACACCAGAAGATGGGCTCCCGCGCCAGACTGCAGAAAATGGCAGAAGACGGTGTGCCTTTCGATGAGCGCAAGTTCGGTATGGGACAGGGTCTCCGCCCTCAGCTCGTCAACTTCGTACGCTCTGAGCGCATTCTCATCAAGGACGTAAAGATGATCAACTCGCCTTTCTGGGTGATGCACCCTCTGCTCTGCAAGGACATCACGGTAGACGGCGTAACCGTTTGGAACGAAGGACCTAACGGAGACGGATGCGACCCTGAGGCATGCGAGAATGTACTCATCCAGAACTGTATCTTCCACACCGGCGACGACTGCATCGCCATTAAGAGCGGACGAAACAACGACGGACGTCTCTGGAACAAGCCATCCAAGAACATCATCATCCGCAACTGCCGCATGGAAGACGGACACGGTGGCGTAGTCATCGGTTCTGAGATTTCAGGCGGATGCGAGAATGTATACGCCGAGAACTGCGAGATGGACTCTCCTCATCTGGAACGCATCCTCCGCATCAAGACCAACAACTGCCGCGGCGGACTCATCCAGAACATCCACATGCGCAAGGTTACCGTAGGACAGTGTAAGGAAGCCGTGCTCAAAATCAACCTCGACTATGAGCCAAGAGAGGCTTGCTACCGCGGATTTGAACCTACCGTGCGCAACGTGAGCATGGAAGATGTTACCTGCCAGAAGAGCAACTACGGTGTGCTCATCATCGGTGGAAACAAGGTAGAAAACGTATACGACATCCATGTAAAGAACTGTAAGTTCGACGGTGTAGTGAAGCAGCCTACCAAGGTTACCGGCAAGACAAGAAACGTGAAGTTCGACAACCTCACAATCAACGGTTCCCTGGTTCTCAACAAGGAAGACCGTCCTTACCAGACCTACTCAGAGTGGCTCACCCACAGCGAGATGCAGCGCGTGCCTCAGTCTTACCTGCTCGACTTCAGCACTAAGCCAAAGTGGAGCTACGTAATGGGCATTGAGATGGAAGGTATGCTCGACACCTACCTCCATTACAAAGGCGGAAAGAGCACCTTCAAGGGAGCTGATGCCGATGCCAACAACGAGGCAATCATCAACTACCTGAAAGAATATCCTGCCAAGATGATTGACGAAAAGGGAAACATCACAGGCTACAAATATGAGGATTTCAACCTCGACAATGTGCGCACCGCGAAGTTCATCCTCCGCATGCACAACCTCTTCCCTAGCAAGAGCAGCAAACTGGCGCTAAAGACACTCTTCAAACAGCTTCAGAACCAGCCTCGCACCAAGGAAGGCGTTTACTGGCACAAGGCTATTTACGCCAACCAGGTATGGCTCGACGGCATCTTCATGGGTCTGCCTTTCTACTGCAACTACGCCGTACAGAACCTCAAGCCTAAGAAGGCGAAGAAGATTCTCGACGATGCGGTAGACCAGATTGTGAAGACCGACCTGCGTACCTACGATGAGAAGACCCAACTCTGGAAGCATGCATGGGACGAAACCCACAGCCAGTTCTGGGCAAACAAGGAAGACGGAAAGAGCCAGCATACCTGGGCAAGAGCCCTCGGATGGTACGTCATGGCGATGACCGAATGCCTCGATGCCATGCCTAAAGATTATGCTCGCCGCGGCGAAATCATCACCTTATTAAATAAGGCAATGAAGAGCGTGGTGAAATATCAGGATAAGAAGACGGGTGTATGGTACGATGTGATGGACGTAAAGGATCCTCGCAACTACCTCGAGAGCACCGCTTCAAGCATGTTTGCCTATGTTCTCCTCAAGGGTTACCGCAAGGGATACCTCGGCAAGGAATATCAGAAAGCAGGTATCAAGGCTTATGAGGGAATCCTGAACAACTTCATCCAGGTAAATCCTGACAAGACCATCAGCCTTACCCGCTGCTGTGCTGTCAGCGGACTCGGTCCTGGCCCTGGTCCATACGTCAAAAAGCCAAACTTCAAGCGCGACGGAAGTTTCGACTATTACATGAGCGAACCTATCCGCGACAATGATGCCAAGGGCGTAGGTCCTTTCATCTGGGCTAGTTTGGAAATGGAAATCCAGGGACTGAATAAGTAA